In Carnobacterium sp. CP1, the following are encoded in one genomic region:
- the rplC gene encoding 50S ribosomal protein L3: MTKGILGKKVGMTQIFTASGELIPVTVIEATPNVVLQLKTMENDGYEAVQLGYQDKRDILSNKPAKGHVAKADTAPKRFIREFDDVELGEYEVGKEIRVETFEAGDIVDVTGTSKGKGFQGVIKRHGYGRGPMSHGSRHHRRPGSLGDANAARVFKQTLLPGRMGGNRITIQNLEIVRVDAEKNVILIKGNVPGAKKSLIQIRSAHKQAAK; encoded by the coding sequence ATGACCAAAGGAATCTTAGGCAAAAAAGTAGGGATGACACAAATCTTTACAGCGTCAGGCGAATTAATCCCTGTAACTGTAATCGAAGCAACACCAAACGTTGTTTTGCAACTTAAAACAATGGAAAACGACGGCTATGAAGCTGTTCAATTGGGTTACCAAGACAAACGTGATATTTTATCAAACAAACCTGCAAAAGGACATGTAGCAAAAGCAGATACTGCTCCTAAGCGCTTCATACGTGAATTTGACGATGTTGAGCTGGGAGAATACGAAGTGGGTAAAGAAATTCGTGTTGAGACTTTCGAAGCTGGAGACATCGTTGATGTAACGGGGACTTCAAAAGGTAAAGGATTCCAAGGCGTTATCAAACGTCACGGATATGGCCGCGGCCCAATGTCCCACGGATCCCGTCACCACCGTCGTCCTGGTTCATTGGGTGACGCTAACGCAGCTCGCGTATTTAAACAAACATTACTACCTGGCCGTATGGGCGGAAACCGCATTACAATTCAAAACCTTGAAATTGTTCGCGTAGACGCTGAGAAAAACGTTATTCTTATTAAAGGAAACGTACCAGGAGCTAAAAAATCCTTAATCCAAATTAGATCTGCTCACAAACAAGCAGCTAAATAA
- the rplD gene encoding 50S ribosomal protein L4, with protein sequence MPKLALYKQDGTQNGEVTLDDAIFGIEPNENVVFDAIIMQRASLRQGTHAVKSRGAVRGGGRKPWRQKGTGRARAGSTRSPIWRGGGTVFGPTPRSYSYKLPKKVRRLAIKSVLSTKVAEEDLIVVDALNFDAPKTKEFAKVLENLNVDTKVLVVVEDGNDFTMLSARNLPGVTVVAHDNVTVLDVVSHNKMILTQTALTKVEEVLQ encoded by the coding sequence ATGCCAAAATTAGCATTATACAAACAAGATGGTACCCAAAATGGTGAAGTTACTTTAGACGACGCTATTTTCGGTATTGAACCAAACGAAAACGTTGTGTTTGACGCAATCATTATGCAACGCGCTTCATTAAGACAAGGAACTCATGCAGTTAAAAGCCGCGGTGCAGTACGCGGCGGTGGACGTAAGCCTTGGCGTCAAAAGGGAACAGGTCGTGCTCGTGCAGGATCTACTCGTTCTCCAATCTGGCGTGGTGGTGGTACAGTCTTCGGACCTACTCCTCGTTCATATAGCTACAAACTTCCTAAAAAAGTTCGTCGTTTAGCTATTAAATCAGTTCTTTCTACTAAAGTAGCAGAAGAAGATTTAATCGTTGTTGACGCATTGAACTTCGATGCACCAAAAACTAAAGAGTTTGCAAAAGTGTTAGAAAATCTAAACGTTGATACAAAAGTATTAGTAGTTGTAGAAGACGGAAATGATTTCACAATGTTATCAGCACGTAACCTTCCTGGAGTTACTGTAGTAGCTCACGACAACGTTACTGTACTGGATGTTGTATCTCACAACAAAATGATTTTGACACAAACTGCTCTTACTAAGGTAGAGGAGGTTCTTCAATAA
- the rplB gene encoding 50S ribosomal protein L2 codes for MAIRKYKPTTNGRRNMTGSDFAEITSTTPEKTLLEPIKRNAGRNNDGKITVRHRGGGHKRNYRVIDFKRNKDGVVGIVKTVEYDPNRSANIALVQYTDGVKTYIIAPKGIEVGQQIFSGADADIKVGNALPLENIPVGTVIHNIELKPGKGGQLVRSAGTNAQVLGKEGKYVLVRLNSGEVRMILATCRATVGSVGNEQHELINIGKAGRSRWLGKRSTVRGSVMNPNDHPHGGGEGKAPIGHPSPMTPWGKPALGLKTRNKKAQSDKFIVRRRKKK; via the coding sequence GTGGCGATTAGAAAGTATAAACCTACCACAAACGGTCGTCGTAATATGACTGGTTCAGATTTCGCTGAGATCACTTCAACAACGCCTGAAAAGACTTTGTTGGAACCGATCAAAAGAAATGCTGGTCGTAATAACGACGGTAAAATCACTGTCCGTCACCGCGGTGGTGGCCATAAACGCAATTACCGTGTGATTGACTTTAAACGTAACAAAGATGGTGTTGTCGGCATCGTCAAAACGGTTGAGTATGACCCAAACCGTTCTGCAAATATTGCATTAGTGCAATACACAGATGGAGTTAAAACATATATCATAGCACCAAAAGGAATCGAAGTTGGACAACAAATTTTCTCTGGAGCAGATGCAGATATCAAAGTTGGTAACGCACTTCCATTAGAAAATATCCCAGTGGGTACTGTTATCCATAACATCGAATTGAAACCAGGTAAAGGTGGACAATTAGTACGTTCTGCTGGAACTAACGCACAAGTGTTAGGTAAAGAAGGAAAATACGTATTGGTTCGCTTAAACTCAGGAGAAGTTCGTATGATTTTGGCAACTTGTCGTGCTACTGTTGGTTCTGTAGGGAACGAGCAACACGAATTGATCAACATTGGTAAAGCTGGTCGTAGCCGTTGGTTAGGCAAACGCTCAACTGTACGTGGATCAGTAATGAACCCGAACGATCACCCGCATGGTGGTGGTGAAGGTAAAGCTCCAATCGGACATCCAAGTCCAATGACTCCATGGGGCAAACCTGCTCTAGGATTGAAAACTCGTAACAAAAAAGCTCAATCTGACAAATTTATTGTACGTCGTCGTAAGAAAAAATAA
- the tuf gene encoding elongation factor Tu, whose amino-acid sequence MAKEKYDRSKPHVNVGTIGHVDHGKTTLTAAITTVLAKKGFVSTAKDYASIDGAPEERERGITISTSHVEYETENRHYAHVDCPGHADYVKNMITGAAQMDGAILVVSAADGPMPQTREHILLSRQVGVPYIVVFLNKVDMVDDEELLELVEMEVRDLLTEYEFPGDDTPVIAGSALKALEGVAEYEDKIMDLMEAVDTYIPTPERATDKPFMMPVEDVFSITGRGTVATGRVEAGEIKVGEEVEIIGIHEATTKSTVTGVEMFRKLLDYAQAGDNIGALLRGVAREDIQRGQVLAKPGSITPHTKFKGEVYILSKEEGGRHTPFFANYRPQFYFRTTDVTGVVELPEGTEMVMPGDNVTIDVQLIAPIAIDPGTKFTIREGGRTVGAGVVVSIEA is encoded by the coding sequence ATGGCAAAAGAAAAATACGATCGCTCAAAACCCCATGTTAACGTTGGTACTATTGGACACGTTGACCATGGTAAAACTACTTTAACAGCTGCAATCACAACTGTATTAGCTAAAAAAGGTTTCGTAAGTACTGCAAAAGACTACGCTTCTATCGATGGTGCTCCAGAAGAGCGCGAACGTGGAATCACAATTTCAACTTCTCACGTTGAATACGAAACTGAAAACCGCCACTACGCTCACGTAGACTGCCCAGGCCATGCTGACTATGTTAAAAACATGATCACTGGTGCTGCACAAATGGATGGCGCTATCTTAGTAGTATCTGCTGCTGATGGCCCAATGCCTCAAACTCGTGAACACATTCTATTGTCTCGTCAAGTTGGTGTTCCATACATCGTTGTTTTCTTAAACAAAGTTGACATGGTTGATGACGAAGAATTACTAGAGTTAGTTGAAATGGAAGTTCGTGACTTGTTAACAGAATACGAATTCCCAGGAGACGACACTCCAGTTATTGCTGGTTCTGCTCTTAAAGCTCTTGAAGGCGTTGCAGAATACGAAGACAAAATCATGGACTTGATGGAAGCTGTAGACACTTACATTCCAACTCCGGAACGTGCTACTGACAAACCATTCATGATGCCAGTTGAGGATGTATTCTCAATCACTGGACGTGGAACAGTTGCTACAGGACGTGTAGAAGCTGGTGAAATCAAAGTCGGTGAAGAAGTAGAAATCATCGGAATCCATGAAGCGACAACTAAATCTACTGTTACAGGTGTTGAAATGTTCCGTAAATTGCTAGACTACGCTCAAGCAGGGGACAACATCGGTGCTTTATTACGTGGGGTTGCTCGTGAAGACATCCAACGTGGACAAGTATTAGCTAAACCAGGTTCAATCACTCCGCATACTAAATTTAAAGGCGAAGTTTATATCTTATCAAAAGAAGAAGGTGGACGTCACACTCCATTCTTCGCTAACTACCGCCCGCAATTCTACTTCCGTACAACTGACGTAACTGGTGTTGTTGAGTTACCAGAAGGTACTGAAATGGTTATGCCAGGAGACAACGTTACAATTGACGTTCAATTGATCGCACCAATCGCTATTGACCCAGGTACTAAATTCACTATCCGTGAAGGTGGACGTACTGTTGGAGCTGGCGTTGTAGTTTCAATCGAAGCTTAA
- a CDS encoding branched-chain amino acid aminotransferase: protein MRKTVDLDWANLGFSYIKTDYRYISYWKDGKWDDGALTEDNKVHISEGSTALHYGQTVFEGMKAYRAKDGSINLFRADQNAERMQRSCRRLLMPEIPTDTFIEAVKKVVKANEAYIPPYGTGGSLYLRPFMIGVGDNIGVKPAEEYLFSIFCMPVGAYFKGGLLPTNFMVSGYDRAAGNGTGAAKVGGNYGGSLLPGREAQQKNFSDAIYLDPITHTKIEEVGSANFFGITKDNKFITPVSPSILPSITKYSLLYLAKERLGLEVEEGDVYVDELDRFAEAGACGTAAVISPIGGIQYGEDFHVFYSETEVGPITKKLYEELTGIQYGEVPAPEGWIVKV, encoded by the coding sequence ATGAGAAAAACAGTAGACTTGGATTGGGCAAATTTAGGATTTAGCTACATTAAAACAGATTACCGTTACATCTCGTATTGGAAAGATGGAAAATGGGATGATGGAGCTTTGACAGAAGATAATAAAGTACATATTAGTGAAGGGTCGACTGCTTTGCATTATGGCCAAACGGTTTTTGAAGGAATGAAAGCTTACCGTGCAAAAGACGGCAGCATCAATCTGTTTCGAGCGGATCAGAATGCTGAAAGAATGCAACGGAGCTGTCGACGTTTGCTGATGCCGGAAATTCCTACAGATACCTTTATAGAAGCGGTTAAAAAAGTTGTCAAAGCGAATGAAGCGTATATCCCACCGTATGGTACAGGAGGATCGTTGTATCTTCGTCCGTTTATGATTGGTGTAGGAGACAACATTGGGGTTAAGCCTGCTGAAGAATATCTATTCTCAATTTTTTGTATGCCGGTCGGAGCTTACTTTAAAGGCGGCTTGCTTCCAACAAACTTTATGGTATCTGGATATGACCGAGCAGCTGGGAACGGAACAGGTGCTGCTAAAGTTGGGGGTAATTATGGCGGGAGTTTGCTGCCAGGCAGAGAAGCGCAACAAAAGAATTTCAGTGACGCGATTTATCTTGATCCGATCACGCATACAAAAATTGAAGAAGTGGGGTCAGCGAACTTCTTTGGAATTACTAAAGATAATAAATTTATCACTCCCGTTTCGCCTTCTATCTTGCCGAGTATCACAAAATATTCTTTGTTGTATTTAGCTAAAGAACGTTTGGGGTTAGAGGTGGAAGAAGGAGATGTTTATGTAGATGAATTGGATCGGTTTGCGGAAGCAGGAGCTTGCGGAACAGCCGCAGTTATTTCGCCAATCGGCGGCATTCAATATGGAGAAGATTTCCATGTGTTTTATAGCGAAACAGAAGTTGGGCCGATAACCAAAAAACTTTACGAAGAATTGACGGGAATCCAATACGGAGAAGTTCCGGCTCCTGAAGGCTGGATCGTCAAAGTTTGA
- the rpsJ gene encoding 30S ribosomal protein S10 produces the protein MAKQKIRIRLKAYEHRLLDQSAEKIVETAKRTGASVSGPIPLPTERSLYTVIRATHKYKDSREQFEMLTHKRVIDIINPTPKTVDALTKLDLPSGVDIEIKL, from the coding sequence ATGGCAAAACAAAAAATTCGGATTCGTTTAAAAGCTTATGAACATCGTCTTTTAGACCAATCAGCAGAAAAGATTGTAGAAACAGCAAAAAGAACTGGTGCTAGCGTGTCTGGTCCAATTCCATTACCAACAGAAAGAAGCCTTTATACTGTGATTCGTGCGACTCACAAATATAAAGATTCTCGTGAGCAATTTGAAATGCTTACACACAAACGTGTGATTGATATTATCAATCCTACACCAAAAACTGTTGATGCTTTAACAAAACTTGATCTACCATCTGGCGTAGACATCGAGATCAAACTTTAA
- the rplW gene encoding 50S ribosomal protein L23 — protein sequence MDVRDVIKRPIITEASMLAQDDKKFTFEVDVRANKTQVKQAVEEVFDVKVKNVNIMNVRGKLKRMGKHAGYTKKRRKAIVTLTADSKDIQFFEA from the coding sequence ATGGATGTACGTGACGTAATCAAGCGCCCAATTATCACTGAAGCTTCAATGCTTGCTCAAGATGATAAAAAATTCACTTTCGAAGTGGATGTTCGCGCTAATAAAACTCAAGTAAAACAAGCAGTTGAAGAAGTTTTTGACGTTAAAGTTAAAAATGTAAACATCATGAACGTACGTGGGAAATTAAAACGTATGGGTAAACATGCTGGCTACACAAAAAAACGTCGTAAAGCAATCGTAACTTTAACAGCTGATTCTAAAGACATTCAATTCTTTGAAGCATAA